The following is a genomic window from Neurospora crassa OR74A linkage group III, whole genome shotgun sequence.
CGGCCCTTTTGGCGACAACCACAGCCGTAAGtatcctttccctttcccttttcctccccctcccctcctttctcttttttcctcccCACCTCAACCACTAACCACTAACCCTCACCCCCATCACCCTACTCACAGGCCCCCACGTCCCCCGACGAAgactcctcccccctcctctccttcccctcctccctccctccctccttcgaCCCTTACAACGACATCCCCACCGACATTGATGACCTCTCCACCTCTTTCAACACCACGACGCTCCTAGCAACCCGCAACCCCGACCTCGCCGGCCGGGACCAAGCCACGTACAGGGGGCCCTACACGTACACGACGCACTACTGCGGTGCGCCGCGCTCGTGGGCCACCCTGAGCGCCATCCACGACGGCGTGAGTTATCTGTACGGCCTAAAGGGACAGCCGCGCTTGGGCGCCAACCAGTGCAGTCGCGTGAGCTGTAGTTGGAATTCGGCCATTGTTGTTTGTAATGATGTACGTACCTATACTTGTCTCTGTCGGTCTCTATTCTTTGGTGGtcatgttgaagaagaaaaaggtgaGAGAGGATGAACCTAATGCTAACGAGAGACATAAAAAAATACACAGAACAACCACGACATTACCTTGCGGTCCTGGGGTAGTATCGCCGAGGCTGCCTCCTTCCTTACGAGCAAGTGCTTCAAGTACATGGGTGGCCAGACGCGCATTGGTGGCCAAGTCTTTTTCAAGGAGAGGTGGAATGTGTTTATCACGGTGAACAAGTGCTAGAGTAGTCTAGTGGGAGGCTTGCTTTGTCGAATGGAGAGTGGTCATTGTCGGAAGGAAGCCTGGGACTGCTGTTCTTTGGATTCCAatctgttttttttcccttcacacacacacacacacacacaaacacacacacacacatgtTTTTCTGACCGGTGGGACTGATGATGGTTTGAGCCTGCGGTGCTCTCTCCCTACTTCACGTCTCCTTTATGTACTACACTCGTTCTTGTATTTATTGTCTGTATTGTAATTCGGAGATCTGGATGGATACCTATGCTCTTTTGATCAGTTTGACGAAAATTGATATTCCAAGTGTTGAACCTCAATCCATGCTCTTCCGTATCCTACATCCACTTGCTTGACAATTGACACCATACTCAAGCTAGTGGCAACAAGAAGTCCTCAAAGAACTGCTGTGTGGACTGCTCGAGATTGTCATCCAGTGCCGAGACCTTTGCCACGTCTATTGTGATTACCTCCATTAATATACGCTCCTTGACAAGGAAGTGTCATGTGGGGAGCAAAACTTACAGTGATCCGGCCTGACAATGACCAAGGCTCCCTTTGCTGGATCAATGCCGTAGGCTTCATAGGCATGGCCATGTCCAGAGTTGTAGctctcatcatcagcataCACCTTGAACAGACATTTCTGCTGCCACTTCCCTGTTACAGGAGTGAAGAACTCTGGGATCTGTTCCTGCTCGACCTTCTTCCTGTCACCGAAGATGACAAGCACGCGATCAACAACGCTGTCTGGGTAAGCGTCGACAGGAGTGAAACGCTTGACAATATTGTCGAGAGCTTGCGAGATCTAGAAGCGACGTTAGTCATGCGCGTATCAGACTGTTCAAGGGGTGTCGGCCTACCTTCTCAAGCCTTGCCTTACTCTCCTCCTTCGAAATATCCCCCGCAAACACCACAAGATACCACTGCCCATCTGCCGGCAGCCCCTTGACCAACTGCATCGCCTTGGCATCGCAAAACCGGACCACTTGCGCAGTCGGAAACCTCATGCCAACCGTGACCTTCCCCACAACCTCTTTATCCCGCTcccccacctccaccacccccgaAGCATCATACTGAATCGCCTGTCCGGCCGTGTACCTCCCCGCCTGGACAAACATCTCAGCAAACTGGTCCTGGCTGATGCCATGCTCCTCCCTATACTTGGAATTGAACAGCTTCGTGAACCCGCGATCAAACTCAATCAGCTCCGTTGCCGTCTTCTCGCGCTCAATCACATACGACTCCAGCAGCGGCTTGGGTTTGCCCAGTCCCTTGAGAATCATGCCCAGTTTCCAGCCAATGTTGTGGCCATCTTGCAAACTGACATTCATGCCCTGCCCAGCCTTGGGCGAATGCGTGTGGCATGCATCGCCTGTGAGGAAGACACGGTGGTTCTTGTGGAAGTAATCGGCTCTTCGCTGCCCGATGGCGTAGGCGGACCACCAGAAGGTATCGGCAAAGTCCATCTCGTAAGGGCGAAAAATCAGGCGAGCGTGGTGCTGGAGGTCTTGTAGCGTGACGTTGCTCGCCTTTGTCCCCGCCGGCAGTTCAATGTAGAAGCGCACCATGGCATCGCCCTCGCGCGGGATGATCAAGAGGTTGCCCACCGACGAGTTGATGGCCGTCTTCTTGCGGATATCAGGAAAGTTGGTGCGCGGGTAGATGTCCATGACGCCCCAGACGGCATCGGTGCTGTCGCCGACCATCTTGAACCCCAGAGACTTGCGGATGATGGAGTGAGCGCCGTCGCAGCCGAGGACGTACTTGGCGCGGTAGGTCTTGGCGATGCCATCGGCTGTGACGGCGTCGACGCGGACAGGGTAGGAGGAGAGATCGGTGATGTCGACGGACTCATCGACTTGGACGCCCTTGACTTCGGTGCTGTACTGGATGGGCGGCTGAGGTCCAAGCTGGCTGATCATCAACTCGTTGAGACGGGCTTGGTTGAGGATGACGTGTGGCTGGTGGCTGATTTCGGTCTCCTTGTCGGGAGCGTAGCGTGTCCTCTGGATGTTGTCCCTGTGTCCGCCCTCGATGTTTTGCGCCCAGAAAGCGAGTTCAAGAACATGGTAGGCTTCCCTTAGCATGTCCTCGCCGATGCCGAAGCTGTCAAAGATCTCGACGGTGCGAGTCTGGACACCATCAGCCTGGCCGATCTTGAGGGGTCCATCACGGCGCTCGAGGACCTTGTAGTTGATACCGAAGCGGGCGAGCCAGACGGCGGCGCAGAGACCGGCCGAACCGGACCCACAGATGAGGACGTCGACCTTTTCTTGATCTGATGACATGGTACGACTATATGTGTACATATGGGGGTACAAGGGTATATTTCATGGTTGCAAATGGTGGGCGTCCATGACGGGCTCTTTATCGTGACTCTTCCCGTTCCCAGAGTATCCGGTGACCCGATGACCAGGTTGTGGTCGGTAGTAGACGGCGTGatggcggcgccggcgaTCCATGTACCGCGAGGGGTTCGGGAGCGTCCCGGGTGTGGTGACAATGGCGTTGCCGCGGTGGTAGTCTCGGAATGTCTGTCGTGGAAAGGAAAGCGACCAGGAGGTATTCCACACACACGGCGTGGTCAGCGGTCAAATGTGGGGACCCGAACGCGGCTTCTTCAGTTAGGCTCCTCTTCCCCGCATCCTCATTCAGCGTTCGGCTTGTCAAACAGTTAAAGCATCTTGGCAGGGCAATCCCCCTCGGGACTTTTACTTGGACTTGGGGGCAATCGTATTCCCGGGAGGCGCTGTACCCATTCTTCAAACACCAAACACCAAACACCAAACACCAAACACCACCTCAACATGGACCTCACTGACTACAAGACAACCCAATATATACGACATtcacataggtacctagaggtaggaaatGGATTCTACCTACGCCTACGACAACTTACTAGACTACTtactccctcctctccaaccCGCGAAgatcccctcccctccccatcaaatcctccctctcctcctcttccaccaaCTCCGTCTCGACCACATCCCTCCTCAACCCCTCGTCCACCTCCACGCCCGCACACTTCGCAATGAACTCACACAACATCTCCTCCGCCGTCCCCGCATTGCCCATCAACGAATGATTATCCCCATCAAACATCTCCATCTGTCTATCCCCCTTTTCTCCATACATCTTATACAACCGCTCCGCGCACGCCGGGCTCATCGTCCTGTCTCCCGTGCCATGCAGCAGTAGCACCGGTCTGGGCGCCAGCTTGCGAATCCCCTCTTCCGCATCCAGTGTCTGGCTCGCTACCGTCGCGCACCCGATGACGCGCTGATCGGCGCCTGCCACTGCAAAGACCGGCGCGCCGCCAAAGGACCACCCGACCAGCACGAACCGGTCGAGTCCGTATAGATCCTGCAGGTACTTCATGCTGGCGTAGACATCAGCGACGCAGTGCTTGCTGCGGGCCGGGTATCGCCAGTCGAGTCGGAGCGTCGGGATGCCCGAGGACAGCGTGGCGAGCTTGCAAGCCAGGGAGAGGTAGATGGACGACGGGCCAGTGACGCCCCCGCCAGCgccggagaggaggatggcggcCGTACGGTGGTGGACTTGGAATGGGTCCGGGGCGGTGAAATTGGGCGGCATGTGCAGGAAGCCAGGGACAAACCCGTTGG
Proteins encoded in this region:
- a CDS encoding phenol 2-monooxygenase codes for the protein MYTYSRTMSSDQEKVDVLICGSGSAGLCAAVWLARFGINYKVLERRDGPLKIGQADGVQTRTVEIFDSFGIGEDMLREAYHVLELAFWAQNIEGGHRDNIQRTRYAPDKETEISHQPHVILNQARLNELMISQLGPQPPIQYSTEVKGVQVDESVDITDLSSYPVRVDAVTADGIAKTYRAKYVLGCDGAHSIIRKSLGFKMVGDSTDAVWGVMDIYPRTNFPDIRKKTAINSSVGNLLIIPREGDAMVRFYIELPAGTKASNVTLQDLQHHARLIFRPYEMDFADTFWWSAYAIGQRRADYFHKNHRVFLTGDACHTHSPKAGQGMNVSLQDGHNIGWKLGMILKGLGKPKPLLESYVIEREKTATELIEFDRGFTKLFNSKYREEHGISQDQFAEMFVQAGRYTAGQAIQYDASGVVEVGERDKEVVGKVTVGMRFPTAQVVRFCDAKAMQLVKGLPADGQWYLVVFAGDISKEESKARLEKISQALDNIVKRFTPVDAYPDSVVDRVLVIFGDRKKVEQEQIPEFFTPVTGKWQQKCLFKVYADDESYNSGHGHAYEAYGIDPAKGALVIVRPDHYVAKVSALDDNLEQSTQQFFEDFLLPLA